GCTGCTACCGGAGATGTCATCGCTACGATTGATGGGGATTTGCAAAACGATCCAAGAGATATCCCGCTGATGCTTGAGAAGATGGAAAAGGAGGGATGGGATGTGGTTGCTGGCGTTCGCGCAAATCGACAAGACGGACTGGTTTTAAGGAAAATCCCCAGCAAAATAGCAAACTGGATCATACGAAAAAGTACAGGAGTCTATCTGCATGACTATGGATGTACACTGAAGCTCTTTAAAAAAGATGTAGCAAAAAACTTGGGTCTTTATGGTGAGCTTCATCGGTTCATTCCAGTCCTTGCGAAACTGTATGGTGCCAAAATGACAGAGATGAATGTGCGCCACCATCCACGACTGCATGGCCAGAGCAAATATGGCATAGGTAGAACGTTCAAGGTGATTAGCGATCTTTTACTTATGCTCTTTTTTCAAAAATATGGCACAAAACCGATGCATCTTTTCGGGACCCTTGGATTTGGCATGTTCGGGATAGGTATGCTTATCAATTTCTATCTGTTTCTTCTCAAACTTTTTGGCAACGACATCGGTGGACGCCCTCTTTTGATACTTGGAGTAATGCTGACCCTTGGCGGTATCCAACTGATCACTACCGGTTTTTTGGCAGAAATCATGATGCGAACATATTATGAATCACAAAATAAAAAGCCTTATGTCATTAAAGAGATTTATGAGGGTTCAAAAGCTTGAAGAAAAAATTCAAAACTTTTCTCAAAATAGGCCTCTCTATTGGCCTACTTGTTTTCGTACTTTCTCAAATCGATATCAATAAACTTTTTCAAATTCTAAAAAAAAGCGATCCATGGTGGCTCCTCGCTGCATTTATATTTTTCAATCTTTCCAAAGTTGTCAGTTCCGTTCGTCTCAACTACTATTTCAAAGATATAGGAGTCTATCTGAAAGAGAAAGAGGCGCTGATTTTATACTATGTGGGAATGTTTTACAATCTCTTTTTACCGGGTGGTATCGGCGGAGATGGTTATAAAGTCTATCTTTTACAAAAAGTTCATGCACCTGGAGTCAAAGAACTTATCCAGGCCATGCTGCTCGATCGCCTCAGCGGACTCGCCGCACTTCTCTTTCTTGCCGGTATTCTTTTTGTATTTAGTTCCTATACAGCTCTTTTTCCACCACTTATGTGGTTAGCTTTGGCTGGCTCTATTCTGGTCTATCCAATCTTTTTATATCTTCATAAAACTATCTTCAAAAGATTCCTGACCTTTATTGTCCAAACAACATTTCTTGGACTCTCAGTACAGATACTGCAACTTGTATCGGCTTTTTGCCTTATATACGCCCTTGGAATTTCGGAGCATCTGATAGATTATCTTACCCTTTTTCTCATCTCAAGTGTCGTTGCGGTTCTGCCTCTGACGATAGGCGGTGTCGGAGCAAGAGAGTTCACCTTTTTGTATGGATTGAAACTTCTTCATCAAGACCCATCAACGGGTATCGCTTTTAGTTTTCTCTTTTTTTTGATTACCGCCATTTCATCGGCAATAGGCCTCTTTTTCGTTCACAATCCTCTACAATCTCACGAGTGAACCCCTCTTGATGACTGCCTCTACTTTTCCATCCAACTCCTCACCATACAGTGCAGGTGTATCTATTTTCGTTTTTGCATTTGGATCAAATATAACCAAATCCGCTTCGTAACCCGGAGTAATCTGTCCCACTCTTTTTTCTATAAAGCAGGCCGGGTTCGCGCTGGTCAGTTCCACCAGTTTCGTAGCTCTTATGATGTTCGATTTTACCAACTTGGTATAGAGGAGAGGTAGATAATAGAAAATGGATGATATGCCAAATGCCGCTTCATCAAAGCTGATATCTTTATGGACATTCGATTTTGGCGAATGCAGTGACGTCAAAAGATCTATTTTACCAGCTTGCAGGGCCTGCACCAATGCTTCTCTCTCCTCTTCCTCACGAAGCGGAGGTGATATTTTTGCCAATGTATTGTACTCTTTGCAGCTCTCATCATTTAAAAGCAGATGGTGAACACTCACCTCGGCAAAACACTTTCTGCTTTTTGCAATTCTCTCTAGGCTTTTTGCTGTCGAAACGTTTTTAAACAAAACCCCAACACCGTAATGCTCACTGTATTCAATTATTTTGGCTACTTCTGCAATCTCTTCGAGGTTGTCTATCCCTCCCAAACCAAGTTCAAAAGAGGTCCTACCCTCATTCATAACACCTACATCTCTAAAAACACTGTTTTTGGGCTCTATAAAGAGTGGGACTTGCAGCATCTTTGCATACTCAAAAATCCTGGCCATCAGGTATGGATTGATATCGGAAGTGGTATAGATCCCTTTTGCACCGTGCTTGAAGAGTATGGAAATCTCACTCAATCTGTCTTTGTCTTGCAGTGCTAAAATCACGGGGACTATCTCTTCATTTTCTTGCTGGGAACAGATGAAATCAAGAGTGATCTCATTACAAATTGGCGGCTCGCTATCAGGTACTAAAGCTATTGTGGTAACACCACCTTTTCTGGATTCATCGATACATTTTTTGAGATTGGAGGAGCTGATCTTATCGTCATGTACGCGCACATTCAAATCTATCAGACCGGGCATTACCATCTTCCCACTGCAATCGATCACCTCTTCATCGTTGAATCCGGTGCCTATCTTTTCAATTCGACCGTTTTTGATCAAGATATCCGCTTGAAGCTCTTTGTCAAAATCTATTATATGCGCATTTTTAATGAGCATATTTCTCCTTTATCTCTTTGAGTTTTTCCAAAAAAACTTTCGCTGTAGCCCCACCAACCAATGCCCTGGTCAACTTTTCTCCCTTTTCGTTCAAAAAGTAAAAGGTAGGCGTTCCATAGGCTTTGAGATTATGTTTTGGAGCATCTTTGAGCTTTATTTTCAACGGAATAAAATTGTTTTCAACATATTCGGCCAGCTCTTCGTTTTCAAAAGCCACATCATCCATATATTGGCATGTGATACAGTTTTTTTGACTGATCATAACCATGATCGGCTTATGCTCTTTTTTAGCAAGTTTGAGCGCTTTTTCGTAAGATTCTATCCAATCAAACTCTGCTGCAAAGAGTGCAACAGCAAAAAGTAGTATTAAAAGCTTTTTCATCGGTATCTCCTTTTTACTTCTTCAAGTATACTCAAAAACTCTTTAGGATTCTTAAATCCCACAATACGAAGAGAGCGTATCTCCTTACCGTTTTTATCAAAAAAGAGAATCGCCGGTGGACCAAAAATGCCAAAACGCTTCATAAAAGCTTTATCTTCTTTTGAGTTGTCGCTCACATCTAGCCTTAAAGCCAAGAATTCCTTTCGTAATGCAGCCTGTACTTTTGGATCTGCAAAGGTGATCTCTTCGAGTTCCTGACAGCTTGCACACCATTTTGCGGTAAAATCCAACATAACCGGTTTATCAGAATTTTTCAATAATTTTTGAAATTCATCAAAACTTTGTACCTCCTGAAAAAGTGGTTTTTGTAATGTTGAAACCTCTGTTATAGCTCCTTTCGTTTTCAAAACTTTTAAAGGATCCAATGGATTGCTAGCTCCTGTAAAACTTCCAATCATCAAAAAGATCCCATAGACAAAAAAAACGATACCAACGCTCTTCTTAAGATACACAAACCAGTGAGCATCTTTTTCTATTCCCTCCAAAGTTCTCATATAAACTGCACTTCCTATAAAAAGCATAGCCCACAAGAAAAGAGAAATAGAATCAGGAAGTATACGTGACAGCATCCAGATAGCAACTCCTAGCATCACCACGCCAAATACAGCATTGACCGCCTGCATCCACCCGCCTGGTTTTGGCATGAACTTGCCAGCACCAGTACCTACCAGTATCAGAGGCATACCCATCCCAAGGCTCATGAAAAAAAGAGCCGCTCCACCGAGCATTGCATCACCGGTCTGACCGATGTAGATAAGCGCTCCGGCCAGTGGTGGTGCGACACAAGGCCCAACGATCAATGCAGAAAGAAAACCCATGATCGCTACACCGATTAGTCCACCCTTGTGACTAGCCTCATCACTTTTTTGCGCTATTTTAGTCTGCCAGGAAGCCGGAAGCCCTATTTCATAAAACCCAAACATACTCAAAGCCAGTGCTACAAAGACCGCAGCGAATAGAACAATCGCTACAGGATTTTGCAAAGCTGCCTGTAGATTCGCTCCAAAGAGCCCGGCAAGTACTCCTGCAATCGTATAGGCAATAGACATCGCCAATACATAAACAACCGAATAGAGAAACGCTTTTTTGGTATTCATGTTTTTCGCACCGACGATCAATGAAGAGAGAATAGGAAACATCGGAAAGACACAAGGAGTAAGTGCCAGTAAAAATCCAAATCCAAAAAAGGTTGCCAGTATCACACCGATCGACTGCGTTTTTAGTGTTTGTGTTATAGACAACTCCTCAGAGAGCTCCTCACTCTTTTTTGTCTTCTCTTGCGATGTGTCTGGGATGGAAAATGTAAATATTTTTTTCTGGGGAGGATAACAGATGCCAACTTCGTTACATCCTTGATAATCAAATTCGACCTTAATGTTACCGGTACCGAATTCCTGTATTGGAATCGCAATGGTAAGGTTACCCTCGTAAACCTTTTCTCCATGCAGTTCTATCGGTTTGGGAAGATATTTTTTGATGTCAATCTCTTTTTTTTCCGGTTCAATCTCAGTTAGTTTAAAGTACTTTTGATATAGATAGACTTTTGGAGCCATCTCAACCGTGATCTTGATCTTATCTTTTTGTACTTGTAGATTTGGTTTGTAGGCTTTTTCGACAGGAACAATCTTGACTTCCTGGTCCACGAAACCGAATGCCAGCAACGAGGAGACCATGAAAATGGTGTATAATAGAAAACGCATGAGAAACTCCTGCAATTAATTTATGAGACTGACAATATTTTAACCTAAAACTATTTATGATTTGTAAATAAAAAAAACTAATGAAGGGCATTTATGGCAAATAGACTCGAAAACGAGAAATCTCCTTATTTACAGCAACACAAAGACAATCCAGTCGATTGGTATCCATGGGGTAAAGAGGCTTTTGAAAAGGCAAAAAAAGAGAACAGACTCATATTTTTGTCCATCGGATACAGCAGCTGTCATTGGTGCCATGTGATGGAAAAAGAGGTTTTTGAGAACGAAAAAGCTGCAAAAGTGTTGAATGAGCATTTTGTCAGTATCAAAGTGGATAGAGAAGAGAGACCCGACATCGACAAATATTATCAAGAGGTATATCAGCTACTCAATCAACGACCAGGCGGATGGCCGCTTTCGATCTTCATGACTCCGGATAAAAAGCCTTTCTATGCAGCCACGTATATTCCACTGGAACCAAAATACGGGATGCCCGGATTTATACAGCTTCTTCAAAACATGGTAGAGGTCTTTGAAAAAAAACCGCAGGATATCGAACATCAGGCACAAGAGGTTCTTCGTTTCATGAAACCGGCGAACCCGCAAAAGGCTGTACGCTTTGATGAAAGTATCGCACATAAATTCGTAGAGACTACGAAACGGTTTTTTGATCAAAACCATGGAGGATTCGGAAGCAAACCAAAATTTCCACACACATCCACTATCAATACGTTACTTGATGTGTACCGCCTTACCGGTAACGAAGAAGCGTTACATATGGCTACATATACCTTGGACAATATGGCCAAAGGGGGTCTTAGAGATCTTGTGGATGGTGGGTTTTGCCGCTACAGTGTCGATGAGAAATGGCTTGTACCCCACTTCGAAAAGATGGCCTATGATAATGCCTTGTTGATGGAGAGCTATCTGAAAGCCTATCATGCAACGAAAAATGAGATGTATAAACAGATCGCTTTTGAAACAGCCGATTTTATCGCGACATATATGAGCCAAAAGGGGCTCTTTTTCAGTGCAAGCGATGCCGATAGCGAAGGCGTAGAGGGAAAATATTTTGTCTATAGCTACGATGAGGTTGTCCAAAAACTTCAAGAGGATGGTTTTAGCGAGGAAGAGATTAAAACCGTTTTGAATAAACTGGGTATTACTAAATCTGGCAATTTTGAGGGAAAAAATATCCCAAGAAGCGAAGAATTGGAACTTTGTGAAACGAGTAAAAGAGCTTTGAAGTCTCTAAAAGATCTACGAAAAAGCAGATGCTATCCCTTTATCGATAAAAAAATCATCACCAGCTGGAATGCGATGATGATCAAATCTCTTTATATAGCTAGCAGAATCGATACAAAATATTTCGAAATTGCCGAAGAATCACTGCAAAAGCTTCTTGAGACTATGCTCATAGACGATCATCTCTACCATGCAACACTTATCGATGAAAAACCAACAATTCCGGCCTTTTTGGAAGATTACGCCTATTTGGCTACAGCCCTTCTTGAAGCTTACAAAACGACACTCAATGAAGAGTATCTTGCGAAAGCAAATCTTTTGGTTAACGATGCAATAGTGAACTTTTTTGATGAGGGGCGCTGGTATTTTAGTAAAGGCGAAATCGTCACAGAAGCAGAGCACACCGACACCTCCTATCCAAGCAGTGCCGCAGTTATAGTGGATGCTATGCTGACTTTAGGAACGATTTTGGATCCAAAGTATATTCAATTCTCCTTTCTATCGATCGAATTTTATAGTGAGAAAATCTATAAGTACCTTCCTTGGGCGGCAAAATTTGTCGAAGATGTATTACGATTTGTCTATCAAGATCGCGTCATCAAGGCAAATGAAGAAGATCTAATCCAGTGCATTGGATCCATCGACTTTGTCAAATACCCTTTTGTTCTTGTAAAAGAGGAGGAGATGGAGGGATTCATGCTTTGTGACCGTGCAAAATGTTTTTCACAAAGCAAATCGTGCGATTCTATCCTAAAGGCTATCGATGAGTGAGAGTGCGATAGTTGGTGGAGGCTGCTTCTGGTGCCTCGAAGCTATTTTCCAACGAGTAAAGGGCGTGCATAGAGTTACGAGCGGATATGCGGGATGTAGAAGGCAAAATCCAACTTATGAACAAGTTTGCACTGGTACTACAAAATGCGCCGAAGTCGTCAAGATCGATTTCGATCCACATATCATCAATTACGAGGAACTTTTACATATCTTTTTTGCCGTGCACGATCCTACGCAACTCAATAGACAAGGCGCCGATATTGGAACACAATATCGTTCAGTCATATTTCCTTTAAATGAGGAGCAAAAAGCGATAGCACAAAAAGTGATACAAAAGCTCAACCCCTATTTCGAGAACAAAATAGTGACAACTATTGAAAATCCCGGAACATTCTATGAAGCGGAGAGCTATCATCAAAACTACTACAATACCCATCCAGATCAGGGATATTGCCAGGTAGTCATCGCCCCAAAACTGAAAAAATTCATGAATATGTTCCAAGAGTATCTACAATGATAAAACTAGCCTTTTTATTGGCTCTCCTTTTTATCGTTGGTATTTTAAAAATAGTCAAAGAGTACGAAGGGGATAAAAGAAAGTTTCTATTTGATATCTTTCTTCTTCTCTTTTTACTTTTCGTAACAAGTTTCAGCAAATATGCAAGAGTCTACCTACCTCTTTTTGTCACACACATTGTGGCACTTATTTTCGCATGGGGATGGTTCTATATCTACCTTTTCAAGAAAACAAACAGAGTCTATCCCGTTTTTCTACCACTACTCACAATAGCTTTTTTTTTCATATTAGGAGAAGTGACCTCATCGATGTAATCTAGTATTTTTTTCCACTGTTGCACTTTTTCTTCAAATGACATGGCCCTATATGCTGGAGATGGGGAGGGAAGATAGTATCGTGGCAAGTTCACATGTGAAAACTGTTTTTCAAAAAGCTGCTGAGATTTTCTACCTGTGAAAAAAATTACCTCTATATTTGGATATGTTTTCAGTAGCTTTTCGATGTCATTAACTTCAATTGAAGAGAGTGAGCTATCCAAGGAGTTTTCTCTTATGCATCCCTTTACCATATCCCACAAAGCGATATGGTGCCTTTTTAAAAACTCCTTTTTCTCTTCAAGTGTATCTGGAACCTTTTGCTTAAAAACGTCTGCAACTATTTTCCAAAACTGGTTTTGCGGATGGCCATAGTAAAAACCGATTTCTAAAGAAGCAAAACTGGGGAAAGAGCCCAGAATCAATACTTTAGACTCTTTGTCAATAAAAGGCTCGAAAGGATGGAACTCTTTCATGTTTTGAAATGGTTGATCATCGCTTCGAGATCTTTGGTTGACTGCAGCAGTTCGTTTGCCAAGGAAGCGATCTCGTTAATATCTGCTTTGTTGCTTTCAGAAAGCTCTGCCAAATGAGAGATTTTAGCCGCAATAGATTCGATAGTTTGAGAAATTTCAACAGAATTTGCATAAGAAACTTCACTCTTTTTCGCACTCTCGTTGAGATTTTGCGATAGCTGCTGGATGATGGTTGTCGAAACTTGATTTTTTTGCACAAGACTTTTCATATGCTTGGAGTTTTTATCGATAAACGTATGGGATTTTTTAATGCTATCTATGATATTTTTGATGATGTTTGTAATCATTTCTAGCTCTTTTTGCGTCCTCTCTGCCAGCTTTCTCACTTCATCTGCGACAACACTAAACCCTTTTCCATGTTCGCCAGCTCTAGCTGCTTCAATAGCGGCATTGAGCGCCAATAGATTGGTTTGAGAAGCGATATCCGAAATAATATCTGCAACATTTTCCACCTCTTTGATCTGTTTTTCTAGAATTTCAAAATTTTTGTTGATACTCTCTTCTGTTTGTGAAGTGATATCGATCGTTTTGGAGATTTCATTGATATTCTCCATCACCTCATCCATTTTTTTCGTTGCATCGAGTATTTTTTCCCTTGCCTCTTTCGCCATAGCCTCGTTGTATTGACTCTTCTCTTTAATCTCGTTCGCCAGTTGGACACTCTCATTGGCCTGTTTGGACTCTTCCATGGCTCTATTTAAAAGATTTGTGGATATTTTGTCTATGCTTTGCGCCACATCCACAACATTTCCAAGCTGATCTTTCGTTTTTTGAATCGTTTGTGCTATTTTTGCTATGAACCGATTCAAATACATCGTAGCAATTCCGATTTCATCGGTAGAGTCTTCAGGGAGTCGTTTGGTAAGGTCTCCTTCACCCTCAGCAATATCCTTCGCAACCTCATCGAGTCTCTCAACAGGCCGTAAAATGCTGATTCCTGTAATGTAATTGATAAAAATCAAAACGGCGATAACGATACCGCCCAAAATGATAAGCAGATAGAAAAATTTTCTTTTTAGCTGATCGTAGTAGTCCGCTTTGTTGGTTCCTGGCACTACCCAAACACCCCAAGGTTTGATATACCGAAATGCCGCGATTTTATGTTGGCCGGTTGCAGCTGATACATACTCATAAATACCGCCTTCTGGATGCGTTCGTATGTAGTCCACATAATCGTGTCCTGCAAAATTTTTTCCCTCTTTTTTAAAATGAACGACAAATGTCCCTTTTTTATCTACAAAATAGACATATCCACTCTTACCAATCTTGATTTTATAGATCTGTTTTCGAAACTCTGGGTCATTTATAGCATCTGGTTTAACTTTGGCTATATAATTAATCGTTTTTTCAAGTGCATCTGCGACTGAATTGATATCTTGTTTCATTACATCTTTGATTTCATTGAGTGCTATGAAATAACTGATACCAATCGTAACTAAAAAGGCACCGATGGAAAGAACAAGATTAATGATAAATTTTGATTTGATGGATTTACAGACGAAGAAGCGTTTATTACACACGGTATTGGCCATAGGAGTCCTTTTTGGCTATTTGCATACTATAATAATAAACTTTTATTTAAGTTAAACTAAAAAGAAGTGTAGAAAGAGGCTTTAAAGAGGGGGGAGAGTAAGGGAGGAACCTTACTCTACTTCTGCATCGATGACGTCGTCGTCTCCTCCGCTTTTTTTCTGCTCAGTGCCACCTTGCTCAGTCCCGCCTGTTTGGCCTTGCTCTTTTTTGTACATCGCTTCAGCAAGTTTGTGGCTCACTTGCGTAAGAGCCTGCACTTTCGCTTCGATCTGCTCTTTCGTTGCATTTTCATCTTTGAGTACGTTTTTCAAATCATTCAATGCTGCTTCAATCTGTGCTCTCTCATCTGCACTTATTGCATTGCCTACCTCTTTGAGGCTCTTTTCTGTCTGATATGCCAAAGCATCTGCTTGGTTTCTTGTCTCGACAAGCTCTTTTCGTTTTCTATCCTCTTCTTTATGTGCTTCGGCATCTTGGATCATTCGTTGAATCTCCTCTTCGCTGAGTCCACTCGTTCCGGTTACAGTAATTTTTTGCTCTTTGCCGGTCGCTTTATCTTTTGCACTTACCGTCAAGATACCGTTTGCGTCGATATCAAATGTAACTTCAATTTGAGGAACACCTCTTGGGGCTGGTGGAATACCTTCCAGTGTAAACTGGCCCAGTGATTTGTTATCTTTTGCCATCTCTCGTTCACCCTGCAATACATGGATAGTCACTGCAGGTTGGTTATCTTCAGCGGTACTGAAGATTTGTGATTTTTTGACAGGAATCGTTGTCCCTTTTTCGATGATTTTCGTCATAACTCCACCAAGTGTCTCAATACCAAGACTGAGCGGTGTAACATCAAGAAGCAGTACATCTTTCACGTCACCTTTGATGACAGCTCCTTGAATCGCCGCACCGACAGCCACCACTTCATCAGGGTTTACTGATTTGTTTGGCTCTTTTCCAAAGAACTCTTTTACTTTTTGTTGTACGAGCGGAATTCGAGTCGATCCACCTACTAAAACAACTTCATTCACTTCATCTTTGCTTAGACCTGAGTCTTTGAGCACATTGTTCGCAATGGTAATTGTTTTTTCTACCAAGTCTTCAATGAGACTTTCGAATTTTGCTCGTGTAAGCTTTTTGACCAAGTGTTTTGGACCGCTTTGATCTGCTGTGATAAATGGCAAGTTGATCTCAGTCTCCATTGCTGAGCTGAGCTCTTTTTTCGCGTTTTCAGCCGCTTCTTTGAGTCGCTGCAATGCCATGATATCTGATTTGAGATCGATTCCTGTCTCTTTTTTGAATTCATCTACAAGCCAATCGATGATTCTGTTGTCAAAGTCATCACCGCCCAAGAATGCATCACCACCGGTTGCCAGAACTTCGACAACGTTATCTCCAGTTTCTAGAATAGTTACGTCAAATGTACCACCACCAAGGTCATATACGACGATCTTTTCAGCCTCTTTCTTGTCAAGTCCATATGCGAGGGCTGCTGCAGTCGGTTCGTTGATAATTCTAAGAACATTGAGCCCTGCGATCTGTCCAGCCTCTTTTGTCGCTTTTCTTTGTGCATCGTTAAAATATGCTGGAACGGTGATAACCGCTTCAGTAATCTCTTGACCCAGATAGGCTTCCGCATCCTCTTTCAGTTTCATCAAAATTTTTGCACTGATCTCTTGTGGCGTATAGACTTTCCCATCCACATCTACCGCACAAGCACCATTTCTATCGACGATGTTGTATGGAAGTCGTTTTTTGGCTTCTTGGGCCTTCTCTTCATTACACATCATACCCATGATTCTCTTTACAGAGTAAATAGTTCTTTTTGGGTTTGTAATCATCTGTCGTTTTGCAGGATCGCCTACAAGAACTTCACCTTTATCGGTAAAGGCCACGACAGATGGCGTTGTATTTTTACCCTCTTTATTTGGTATAACTTTTGCTTCTTTTCCTTCATATATCGCCATACATGAGTTTGTTGTCCCTAAATCTATTCCTAACACTTTACTCATTTTCACTCCTTTGGATAATTATTTTTAAAAATTATAGTTAAGTTCACTAAAGATTTCTGCTACTAAAGTTGCATTTATTCGTTGCCTTTTGCAACGCTCACCTTAGCTGGCCGCAAAATTCTTTCTTTATATTTATACCCTTTTTGAATCACTTGAACGATTTGACCAGCTTTTTTCTCAGCGTCATCCACTTGTAAAATCGCTTCATGTAGATGAGGATTGAACTCGCCACCCTCTTCGATCTCAATCACTTCTATTCCGTTTTTATTGAAGGCTTTAATGAATTGATCAATTGTAAGCTCGATGCCCTTTTTGAGCTCTTTGACGGCCTCTTCGGCATTGAGATTATCATGACTTACCGCAGCCAGTGCCATGTCAAGACTATCGAGTGCCGGCAATAGATCTTGAGCGAATTTTTCCAATGAATACTCTATAGCTTGAATTTTTTCTCTCTCTAACCGTTTTTTCGTATTTTCAAAATCGGCATGCACTCGTAGATACTTCTCTTCACACTCTTGGAGTTTTTTCTCCACCTCTTCACACTCATTTTGTTCATTTTGCATTTTTTGATCTTCTTGTACTTTTTCTTGCTCTTGTGCTCTTTTTTTCTCTGCCATTGTCTACTCCTTAATGTAGTTTTTGTATGAATTGCTGGAAATTTCGAAATAGATGTCCCATGAGCAGCATTTCACCTTTTTTGTGTTCATCTATATCGATATAAAATTTGTACGCCAAAAAATTGTCATGAAACATTATTCCAGGTTTTTGTCTAACCAGTTTTTCCCCACTCATTATTTTTGGTAAATCAGTTTTTGCCCATGCATCGTGTTCTTTTGCAATTGCAAGAAGTTCGCGCATGTTATAGATGTGAAAATCCTCTTTCGCAAATTTTTTAAGTTCAGAAGCCAAACCTATTAACCCCACTTCGTTTAAAAGTTTGCTAAGAGATTCAAGGTCTAAATCGATATGATTTGCAAGAAACTCTTCCAGTTTTTCATTATAGGGTATCAAATACTCTTTTTCATTATCAAAAATGGCTACGATATATCGATTTTTGTAGTTTTCTATGGAGCGTAAATGGATATTTTCATAAATGAGATATTCACAAAATATTTCATCATTTTGAATATTTTTCAAAGTCTCTCTATCTCTCAGCCGAATATATTTTTTTTCCAATCTATTTTGCCAGAACCGTTTCAAAGACATGGCCGTTGGAATACGACCGCTGCTAACATGCTCTTTTTGCAAATATCCCTGTTCTGTCAGTTGTTTAAAATAGTATCGTATGGTAGCACTTGAAATAGTAATCGAAAGGCGTTCTTGAAGAGTTTTAGAGCTTACGGGAACATGTTTATCGATATACTCTTCTATGACACCTTCAAGTACTATCTCTTTTTTATCCATTTTAGCACTCTTTTTCTAATTTTGCTGATAGTATTATATACTATTGAGTGTAGTGTTGTCAAGTTTATTAAGCTAAAATATTTATATAAAAATGTTTTGGCAGTCTTATTGTACTAACGTATTTTTTTACGAAAAGGTTTGTCGGTGAAGTTTTTATAAAAAGTTGGTGTGAAAGTGAAGCAAATGAATGAAGAGTTTGTATCGGAAGGAGAGGTTACCCTCTAATTCCGAGCTCTTTGATTACTTGTGTATATTTTTCGTAATCTTTTCTTTTGAGATAGTTGAGCAATCGTTTTCTTTGTCCAACTAGTTTCAAAAGACCGAGTCGTGATGAGTGATCTTTTTTATGTTCTTTCAAGTGTTCAGTCAAATAGCTGATTCTTTCACTTAAAAGTGCGATCTGGACAGCAGGACTTCCCGTGTCACCTTCATGCTCTGCGAATTTAGAGATAATCTCTTGTTTTTTCGCCGAATCTAAAGCCATAGCAGCCTCCTGATTGGTCTAAATTTGGAAATGCCATTATATCCAAGAACTATATCAAATGCA
The Nitratiruptor sp. SB155-2 genome window above contains:
- the grpE gene encoding nucleotide exchange factor GrpE, which gives rise to MAEKKRAQEQEKVQEDQKMQNEQNECEEVEKKLQECEEKYLRVHADFENTKKRLEREKIQAIEYSLEKFAQDLLPALDSLDMALAAVSHDNLNAEEAVKELKKGIELTIDQFIKAFNKNGIEVIEIEEGGEFNPHLHEAILQVDDAEKKAGQIVQVIQKGYKYKERILRPAKVSVAKGNE
- a CDS encoding HrcA family transcriptional regulator — translated: MDKKEIVLEGVIEEYIDKHVPVSSKTLQERLSITISSATIRYYFKQLTEQGYLQKEHVSSGRIPTAMSLKRFWQNRLEKKYIRLRDRETLKNIQNDEIFCEYLIYENIHLRSIENYKNRYIVAIFDNEKEYLIPYNEKLEEFLANHIDLDLESLSKLLNEVGLIGLASELKKFAKEDFHIYNMRELLAIAKEHDAWAKTDLPKIMSGEKLVRQKPGIMFHDNFLAYKFYIDIDEHKKGEMLLMGHLFRNFQQFIQKLH
- the rpsO gene encoding 30S ribosomal protein S15, which translates into the protein MALDSAKKQEIISKFAEHEGDTGSPAVQIALLSERISYLTEHLKEHKKDHSSRLGLLKLVGQRKRLLNYLKRKDYEKYTQVIKELGIRG